A genomic segment from Luteolibacter flavescens encodes:
- a CDS encoding thioesterase domain-containing protein translates to MSPAEIEAFLHEKIPLARAMGVRVESSDAETFILTAPLEPNHNHLGTAFGGSLAALATLTGYACLWHSLDDRDAHVVIRRSELDYRHPVTGTLRAICRRPDERKLADFRATFAKAGKARISLEVEMEEAGRICLHFRGDFVAVR, encoded by the coding sequence ATGAGCCCCGCCGAGATCGAGGCCTTCTTGCACGAGAAGATCCCGCTCGCCCGCGCGATGGGAGTGCGGGTGGAGTCGTCGGACGCCGAGACCTTCATCCTCACCGCGCCGCTGGAGCCGAATCACAACCACCTCGGCACGGCATTCGGCGGCAGCCTCGCCGCGCTCGCGACCCTCACTGGCTACGCGTGCCTCTGGCATTCGCTCGATGACCGCGACGCGCACGTGGTGATCCGCCGCAGCGAGCTGGACTACCGCCACCCCGTGACCGGCACGCTGCGCGCGATCTGCCGGCGACCAGACGAGCGCAAGCTCGCGGACTTCCGCGCGACCTTTGCCAAGGCGGGCAAGGCAAGGATCAGCCTGGAGGTGGAGATGGAGGAAGCCGGCCGGATCTGCCTGCACTTCCGCGGGGACTTCGTGGCGGTGCGGTAG
- the rpiB gene encoding ribose 5-phosphate isomerase B — protein MKIAIGSDHAGFSYKREIIAQLRARDITVIDVGTDSEAPVSYVPFIREVALGVAEGKYSCGIVLGGSGNGEAMAANRIKGVRCALCWNVETAKLARQHNDANVLSLGERVIDLRTALAIVDTFLATHFEGGRHVERIHELDA, from the coding sequence ATGAAAATCGCCATTGGATCCGACCACGCCGGTTTCTCGTACAAGCGGGAAATCATCGCCCAGCTCCGAGCCCGGGACATCACCGTCATCGATGTCGGCACCGACTCCGAGGCCCCTGTTTCCTACGTGCCCTTCATCCGCGAGGTCGCGCTGGGCGTGGCCGAGGGGAAGTATAGCTGCGGCATCGTGCTCGGCGGCTCCGGCAATGGTGAGGCGATGGCCGCGAACCGCATCAAGGGCGTCCGCTGCGCGCTGTGCTGGAATGTCGAGACCGCGAAGCTGGCCCGCCAGCACAACGACGCGAATGTCCTCTCGCTCGGCGAGCGTGTGATCGACCTGCGCACCGCCCTTGCCATCGTTGATACTTTCCTCGCCACGCACTTCGAGGGTGGCCGGCACGTGGAGCGCATCCACGAACTCGACGCATGA
- a CDS encoding response regulator produces MTSTANAHATIVLVDDHPMVRERLAEVINREPDLSVCGEAEDRAGALELVGRVNPKLAIVDLTLKRSNGLDLIKDLRVMYPDLLILVLSMQDENLYAERVIRAGAHGYITKQEATRKILDAIRQVMAGKVFLSEELSAEILSRMLGKTKGAVRSLDVLSDRELQVFGLVGEGFGTRQIAEQLGLDVKTVETYRTRIKEKLELKDASELLRQAIAWRRDHPNE; encoded by the coding sequence ATGACCTCCACAGCGAATGCCCATGCCACGATCGTCCTGGTGGACGATCATCCGATGGTCCGCGAGCGCCTCGCGGAAGTCATCAATCGCGAGCCCGACCTCTCCGTCTGCGGCGAGGCAGAGGACCGTGCCGGTGCGCTGGAGCTGGTGGGCCGGGTGAATCCGAAGCTGGCCATCGTGGATCTCACGCTGAAGCGCTCGAACGGCCTCGACCTCATCAAGGACCTGCGCGTGATGTACCCGGATCTGCTGATCCTGGTGCTGTCGATGCAGGATGAGAATCTCTACGCCGAGCGCGTGATCCGCGCCGGGGCACACGGCTACATCACGAAGCAGGAAGCCACCCGCAAGATCCTCGATGCGATCCGCCAGGTCATGGCGGGAAAGGTTTTCCTGAGCGAGGAGCTTTCCGCCGAGATCCTGTCCCGCATGCTGGGGAAGACGAAGGGCGCGGTGCGTTCGCTGGATGTCCTCTCGGACCGGGAGTTGCAGGTCTTCGGCCTCGTCGGCGAGGGCTTCGGCACGCGCCAGATCGCGGAGCAACTGGGCCTCGACGTGAAGACGGTCGAGACCTACCGCACCCGCATCAAGGAGAAGCTGGAGCTGAAGGACGCCTCCGAGCTCCTGCGCCAGGCCATTGCATGGCGGCGCGATCATCCGAACGAGTGA
- a CDS encoding sensor histidine kinase — translation MVLLIGSVDTHIEPQLSSAFFYLLPVLLVTRHARTRTSILFSIFATAVSLYADLVTSGPLIPKYLPYWNSTLRLGVLLVAVWLVTSLRRLNETLEARVHDRTARLEDEVRTRLKLERRILDARESEQARIGQDLHDGLCQQLVATAFSAGLLQRTLEEKSAPEAADAERIAKSIDESIGQARDIAKGLHPVPLEEEGLETALRDLARSTSRHTGVRCIAEVSGNPSGLDKAAAIHLYRIAQEALNNAIKHASASMIAIRFFTRDGDFELVVEDDGAGITRDTRGGGMGLHIMDYRARAIGAEIDISAGKDGGTRVRCVSSPSAPIVR, via the coding sequence ATGGTCCTGCTCATCGGCTCCGTGGACACGCACATCGAGCCGCAGCTCAGCAGTGCCTTCTTCTACCTGCTGCCGGTGCTGCTCGTCACGCGGCACGCGCGGACGCGGACGAGCATCCTCTTCTCCATCTTCGCCACGGCCGTCTCGCTGTATGCCGACCTGGTGACGTCCGGGCCTCTGATCCCGAAGTACCTGCCCTACTGGAATTCCACCCTGCGCCTCGGCGTCCTGCTGGTGGCCGTGTGGCTGGTCACCTCGCTGCGCAGGCTGAATGAAACGCTGGAAGCCCGCGTGCATGATCGCACCGCGCGGCTGGAGGACGAGGTGCGCACCCGCCTGAAGCTGGAGCGCCGCATTCTCGACGCCCGCGAGTCGGAGCAGGCACGCATCGGCCAGGACCTGCACGATGGGCTGTGCCAGCAACTCGTGGCCACCGCCTTCTCCGCCGGTCTGCTCCAGCGCACGCTGGAGGAAAAGTCCGCGCCGGAAGCTGCGGATGCCGAGCGCATCGCGAAGTCCATCGACGAGTCCATCGGCCAGGCGCGTGACATCGCGAAGGGCCTCCACCCGGTGCCGCTGGAGGAGGAGGGCCTGGAGACCGCGCTGCGCGACCTGGCCCGCAGCACCTCGCGCCACACCGGTGTCCGCTGCATCGCGGAGGTCTCGGGAAATCCGTCCGGCCTCGACAAGGCGGCCGCGATCCATCTCTACCGCATCGCCCAGGAGGCGCTGAACAATGCGATCAAGCACGCGTCCGCCTCGATGATCGCGATCCGCTTCTTCACCCGTGACGGCGACTTCGAGCTGGTGGTGGAGGACGATGGCGCGGGCATCACCCGCGATACCCGCGGCGGCGGCATGGGCCTGCACATCATGGACTACCGCGCGCGGGCGATCGGCGCGGAAATCGACATCTCCGCGGGAAAAGATGGCGGCACCCGCGTGCGTTGTGTTTCATCTCCCTCAGCCCCGATCGTCCGATGA